A window from Culex pipiens pallens isolate TS chromosome 3, TS_CPP_V2, whole genome shotgun sequence encodes these proteins:
- the LOC120414839 gene encoding uncharacterized protein LOC120414839, whose amino-acid sequence MQIRMVTGSRTSEIVLATELNKDKLKKMRCSLIDIFHRKRWGSDASDVQLYQLLETMFNANLATSIKCGSKIHDQLRQPGPLHHRKHLPEEVEPLPANNRMQLTQLVHDREVIWNRSHPDHPVLAKRDEAFDEVTRELGMSMPELKHHWRTHGGKMDTKINNQSWPSSRTR is encoded by the coding sequence ATGCAAATCAGGATGGTCACTGGCAGTCGTACCAGCGAGATCGTGCTTGCCACGGAACTGAACAAGGACAAACTGAAGAAAATGAGGTGCAGCTTGATCGACATTTTCCACCGGAAACGCTGGGGTTCTGACGCGTCGGACGTTCAACTCTACCAGCTACTGGAAACAATGTTCAACGCAAATTTGGCTACTTCTATAAAATGTGGATCAAAAATTCACGACCAGCTCAGGCAACCGGGTCCACTCCACCACCGCAAACATCTGCCCGAAGAAGTGGAACCACTTCCCGCCAACAATCGCATGCAGCTCACCCAGCTGGTACACGACCGGGAAGTgatctggaaccggtcccatcCGGACCACCCCGTGCTGGCCAAACGGGACGAAGCGTTCGACGAGGTGACCCGCGAGCTGGGCATGTCGATGCCGGAGTTGAAGCACCACTGGCGTACGCATGGCGGCAAAATGGACACCAAAATCAACAACCAATCGTGGCCATCATCTCGAACCCGGTAG